A genomic segment from Halorubrum depositum encodes:
- a CDS encoding PRC-barrel domain-containing protein — translation MNAAPQEITSLVGREVYSNNGVFVGEIEDVRLDLDARSVTGLALAELNHELFAGRVDGNTGVIVPYRWVRAVGDVVLINDVIERLDTGSEEDEEVEIGQSA, via the coding sequence ATGAACGCGGCTCCACAGGAGATCACGTCGCTCGTCGGTCGTGAGGTGTACTCGAACAACGGCGTCTTCGTCGGGGAGATCGAGGACGTGCGCCTCGATCTGGACGCGCGGTCGGTGACCGGGCTCGCGCTCGCGGAGCTCAATCACGAGCTGTTCGCCGGGCGCGTCGACGGGAACACGGGCGTCATCGTCCCCTACCGATGGGTCCGCGCCGTCGGCGACGTCGTGCTGATCAACGACGTCATCGAACGGCTCGACACCGGGAGCGAGGAGGACGAGGAAGTCGAGATCGGCCAGTCCGCGTAG
- a CDS encoding MPN domain-containing protein — protein MIHVTRDLLTVLLERAAERDPGETNLRLSATRAGDFETDTGLDPETPVLTHFTPDVGGSVNAVFGVDLGTPAGHGGARFLSHPDGFLGVSKTDDLAAVVLVAVPPYDDESVAAFDRSGDGMGLAVVDAAPPEESIPE, from the coding sequence GTGATCCACGTCACGCGCGACCTGTTGACGGTGCTCCTCGAACGCGCCGCCGAGCGCGACCCGGGCGAGACGAACCTCAGGCTGTCGGCCACGCGCGCCGGCGACTTCGAGACCGACACCGGTCTCGACCCGGAGACGCCCGTGTTGACGCATTTCACGCCGGACGTCGGCGGGTCGGTGAACGCGGTGTTCGGCGTCGACCTCGGCACCCCGGCGGGTCACGGCGGAGCGCGGTTCCTCTCGCACCCGGACGGGTTCCTCGGCGTGTCGAAGACGGACGACCTCGCCGCCGTCGTGCTCGTCGCCGTCCCCCCGTACGACGACGAGAGCGTCGCCGCGTTCGACCGCTCGGGCGACGGGATGGGGCTCGCCGTGGTCGACGCGGCGCCGCCCGAGGAGTCGATCCCGGAGTGA
- a CDS encoding LUD domain-containing protein: MSVADRSTFKRRLDSLGVTVTEGPESECAELIDEAAGDPAVGVALDAGSLPDRIETDPTTAELRAAHTGVTDAELGVAEYGSVAIEADGAGTEPVSLFVDRHVVVLREADLVPDMPDAFEWLGPRARDESTDVVFATGPSATADMGGLVHGAHGPKEVHVVLLREPGEDGSGESDATDPEVSADE; the protein is encoded by the coding sequence ATGTCAGTCGCCGACCGCTCGACGTTCAAGCGTCGCCTCGACTCCCTCGGCGTGACCGTGACCGAGGGGCCCGAGAGCGAGTGCGCGGAACTGATCGACGAGGCCGCCGGCGACCCGGCGGTCGGCGTCGCGCTCGACGCCGGCTCCCTTCCGGACCGCATCGAGACGGACCCGACCACGGCCGAGCTCCGCGCGGCCCACACCGGCGTCACGGACGCGGAGCTCGGCGTCGCCGAGTACGGGAGCGTCGCGATCGAGGCTGACGGCGCCGGCACGGAGCCGGTGAGCCTCTTCGTCGACCGCCACGTCGTCGTCCTCCGCGAGGCCGACCTCGTCCCGGACATGCCCGACGCGTTCGAGTGGCTGGGCCCGAGGGCGCGCGACGAGTCGACCGACGTGGTGTTCGCGACCGGGCCGAGCGCGACCGCCGACATGGGCGGGCTCGTCCACGGTGCGCACGGCCCGAAGGAGGTGCACGTGGTGCTGTTGCGGGAGCCAGGTGAGGACGGGAGCGGCGAAAGCGACGCCACAGACCCGGAGGTGAGCGCCGATGAGTAG
- a CDS encoding FAD-binding and (Fe-S)-binding domain-containing protein, with protein MATNTPDPDPRDGGDFDYTGGDTERPELVAALERRVDGDVRFDDYSKRLYATDASAYEVTPIGVVMPESTADVAAVQEYCFEEGIPVLPRGGGTSLAGQTVNEAVVLDLTDSMDGIVSTDPDAATARVEAGAYVGDLNAAVEPHGLKFAPDPAWRDKSAVGGAIGNNSTGSHSLKYGKTDHYVEEAEVVLADGTVTTFGEVAVDELRESADPDADELLPRIHAEVVRILDEEADEIDERYPEMKRNVSGYNLDRLLAEHRGEYGEEGVVNLARLMAGSEGTLATVTEATVSLVEIPHTKAVALLTYDDLLDAMEDVAPILEHDPAAVEVMDDVLLGLAADTPEFADVVGMLPEGTNSVLLVEFYAEGDADGRQKVADLVADRVGATDDRSRPETEADPSEGAADVTSQPRRAVHAMEAHDPEKRDRFWKMRKAGLPILLSRTTDEKHISFIEDCAIPPEHLPEYTREFQQILEDNGTFATFYAHAGPGVLHIRPLINTKEVDDVEAMVDIADRVTDAVVRLGGSVSGEHGDGHARTQWNRKLYGDELWDSFRDLKTAFDPDWLLNPGNVCGDHDMSEHLRFDSEYEYDAGFDPAMEWAIDNGMQGMVELCHGCGGCRGPQETTGSVMCPTYRASEEEIQATRGRANMLRGAISGELPDDPTDDEFVTEVMDLCVGCKGCKVDCPSGVDMAKLKAEVEHAHHEEHGVDLRTRLLGNFESLAPLGSKLAPLSNLPGKLPGAGLVMEKALGIASERDLPTFRSESLTDWFEARGGAGVPRAEADREVLLFPDVYTTYTNPGAGKAAVRVLEAANCHVEIPDVDGSGRPPHSKGMLDESRAAARDAVETLAPDVRDGRDVVVVEPTDAVMLQSDYHDLLDGDASDVPDDDVAAVSGNTYGIMEYVDAHRLDETLALDAPTESLTYHGHCHQKATKKDHHAVGVLRRAGYGVDPLDSSCCGMAGSFGYEAEHYSMSKAIGRILFDQVEESDGDAVVAPGASCRTQLKDRDGDASEPPHPVEKLAAALA; from the coding sequence ATGGCAACTAACACGCCGGACCCGGACCCGCGGGACGGGGGGGACTTCGACTACACCGGGGGCGACACCGAGCGGCCGGAGCTCGTGGCCGCGCTCGAGCGCCGCGTCGACGGCGACGTGCGGTTCGACGACTACTCGAAGCGACTCTACGCGACCGACGCCTCGGCGTACGAGGTGACGCCCATCGGCGTCGTGATGCCGGAGTCGACCGCGGACGTGGCCGCGGTCCAAGAGTACTGCTTCGAGGAGGGGATCCCCGTGCTGCCGCGGGGCGGCGGTACGTCTCTCGCCGGGCAGACGGTGAACGAGGCGGTCGTCCTCGATCTGACCGACTCGATGGACGGGATCGTCTCGACCGACCCGGACGCGGCGACTGCTCGGGTCGAGGCCGGCGCCTACGTCGGCGACCTCAACGCGGCGGTCGAGCCCCACGGACTGAAGTTCGCCCCCGACCCGGCGTGGCGCGACAAGTCCGCGGTCGGCGGCGCCATCGGCAACAACTCCACCGGCTCGCACTCGCTGAAGTACGGGAAGACGGACCACTACGTCGAGGAGGCGGAGGTCGTGCTCGCGGACGGGACGGTGACGACGTTCGGCGAGGTCGCCGTCGACGAGCTCCGCGAGTCGGCCGACCCCGACGCCGACGAGTTGCTCCCGCGGATCCACGCCGAGGTCGTCCGGATCCTCGACGAGGAGGCCGACGAGATCGACGAGCGCTACCCGGAGATGAAGCGGAACGTCTCCGGCTACAACCTCGACCGGCTGCTCGCCGAGCACCGCGGCGAGTACGGCGAGGAAGGGGTGGTGAACCTCGCCCGGCTCATGGCCGGCAGCGAGGGGACGCTCGCGACGGTCACCGAGGCGACCGTCTCGCTCGTCGAGATCCCGCACACGAAGGCGGTCGCGCTGCTGACGTACGACGACCTCCTCGACGCGATGGAGGACGTGGCGCCGATCTTAGAGCACGACCCCGCCGCCGTCGAGGTGATGGACGACGTCCTCCTCGGGCTCGCCGCCGACACGCCGGAGTTCGCGGACGTCGTCGGCATGCTGCCCGAGGGGACGAACTCCGTCCTCCTCGTCGAGTTCTACGCCGAGGGCGACGCGGACGGGCGACAGAAGGTCGCCGACCTCGTCGCCGACCGGGTGGGCGCGACAGACGACCGGTCTCGCCCCGAGACGGAGGCGGACCCGAGCGAGGGCGCCGCCGACGTGACGAGCCAGCCGCGCCGCGCCGTCCACGCGATGGAGGCGCACGACCCCGAGAAGCGCGACCGGTTCTGGAAGATGCGCAAGGCCGGGCTCCCGATCCTGCTTTCGCGGACCACCGACGAGAAGCACATCTCCTTCATCGAGGACTGCGCGATCCCGCCGGAGCACCTCCCCGAGTACACCCGCGAGTTCCAGCAGATCCTCGAAGACAACGGCACGTTCGCGACGTTCTACGCGCACGCCGGTCCCGGCGTGCTCCACATCCGGCCGCTGATCAACACGAAAGAGGTCGACGACGTCGAGGCGATGGTCGACATCGCCGACCGCGTCACCGACGCCGTGGTCCGGCTCGGCGGGTCGGTGTCGGGCGAGCACGGGGACGGCCACGCCCGGACCCAGTGGAACCGGAAGCTGTACGGCGACGAGCTCTGGGACTCCTTCCGGGACCTGAAGACCGCGTTCGACCCCGACTGGCTGCTCAACCCCGGCAACGTCTGCGGCGACCACGACATGAGCGAGCACCTCCGGTTCGACTCGGAGTACGAGTACGACGCCGGCTTCGACCCCGCGATGGAGTGGGCGATCGACAACGGGATGCAGGGGATGGTCGAGCTCTGTCACGGCTGCGGCGGCTGCCGGGGGCCGCAGGAGACCACCGGCAGCGTGATGTGTCCGACCTACCGCGCCTCCGAGGAGGAGATCCAGGCGACCCGCGGCCGGGCGAACATGCTCCGCGGCGCCATCTCGGGGGAGCTTCCCGACGACCCAACCGACGACGAGTTCGTCACGGAGGTGATGGACCTCTGTGTCGGCTGTAAGGGCTGTAAGGTGGACTGCCCGAGCGGCGTCGACATGGCGAAGCTGAAGGCCGAGGTCGAACACGCCCATCACGAGGAGCACGGGGTCGACCTCCGGACCCGTCTGCTCGGGAACTTCGAGTCGCTCGCGCCGCTCGGCTCGAAGCTCGCGCCGCTCTCGAACCTCCCGGGGAAGCTCCCCGGCGCCGGTCTCGTCATGGAGAAGGCGCTCGGAATCGCGAGCGAGCGCGACCTCCCGACCTTCCGCTCGGAGAGCCTGACCGACTGGTTCGAGGCCCGCGGCGGCGCCGGCGTCCCCCGCGCCGAGGCCGACCGCGAGGTCCTCCTGTTCCCCGACGTGTACACCACCTACACGAACCCCGGCGCCGGGAAGGCCGCGGTCCGGGTGTTAGAGGCCGCGAACTGCCACGTCGAGATCCCCGACGTCGACGGGAGCGGCCGCCCGCCCCACTCGAAGGGGATGCTCGACGAGTCGCGCGCGGCGGCGAGAGACGCCGTGGAAACGCTCGCGCCCGACGTCCGAGACGGCCGCGACGTGGTCGTCGTCGAGCCGACCGACGCCGTGATGCTCCAGAGCGACTACCACGACCTGCTCGACGGCGACGCCAGCGACGTGCCCGACGACGACGTCGCGGCGGTCTCCGGGAACACCTACGGGATCATGGAGTACGTCGACGCCCACCGGCTCGACGAGACGCTCGCCCTCGACGCCCCCACGGAGTCGCTCACCTACCACGGTCACTGCCACCAGAAGGCGACGAAGAAGGACCACCACGCGGTCGGGGTGCTCCGCCGCGCCGGCTACGGCGTCGACCCGCTCGACTCCTCCTGTTGCGGGATGGCGGGCTCGTTCGGCTACGAGGCCGAGCACTACTCGATGAGCAAGGCGATCGGCCGGATCCTCTTCGATCAGGTCGAGGAGAGCGACGGCGACGCGGTCGTCGCCCCGGGCGCCTCCTGCCGGACGCAGCTGAAGGACCGCGACGGCGACGCGTCGGAGCCGCCGCACCCGGTGGAGAAGCTCGCTGCCGCGCTGGCGTAA
- a CDS encoding bis(5'-nucleosyl)-tetraphosphatase produces MTVEATSAGAILFRDTRGEREYLLLKSRPGDWEFPKGGVEGDEELQQTAIREVSEEAGIEDFRLIDGFRKEYDYVFEANGDTIHKTVHLFIARSFEASAEISNEHRDLQWRDYDQALNTITQNGPRDILEDAHDYLDERKDEESGDYV; encoded by the coding sequence ATGACGGTCGAAGCGACCAGTGCCGGAGCCATCCTCTTCCGCGACACCCGCGGCGAACGGGAGTACCTGCTCCTGAAGAGCCGACCGGGGGACTGGGAGTTCCCCAAAGGCGGGGTCGAGGGGGACGAGGAGCTCCAGCAAACGGCGATCAGGGAGGTGTCGGAGGAGGCCGGAATCGAGGATTTCCGGCTGATCGACGGCTTCCGCAAGGAGTACGACTACGTGTTCGAGGCGAACGGCGACACCATCCACAAGACGGTGCACCTGTTCATCGCGCGCTCGTTCGAGGCGAGCGCCGAGATCTCGAACGAGCACCGCGACCTGCAGTGGCGCGACTACGACCAGGCGCTCAACACGATCACCCAGAACGGGCCCCGCGATATCCTCGAGGACGCCCACGACTACCTCGACGAGCGGAAGGACGAGGAGAGCGGCGACTACGTTTAA
- a CDS encoding DUF5787 family protein → MTPDTEFGYELLVCRYAELAWHPSDGPRPALVARQLGTQERRWDTVVIEVDPAAFAARRAFGERAIDSDLLHVVRHAPAEWSWYRDALPHPGYPWRYVRQAVHRAAGRDLIEKRRRNNRIQLRRVRPYPDWVERVVAVENKPDLDRSAADRLAEQLSHDVETGLADEAWLATETTGERVEPALLREMPVEAGILATDFSEGVRADAASVAWHPSDLSPGGSPGGDDPAGRAESRDPETETLRLEIAERAYGKGWRSFRDTMRPDCRHFELRREGCALVPYCVAKEKVPTARECSGSCPSFSPEPPQWRTKGWPIEGGPGKGVGRVLERRRDRERDRVESGRDD, encoded by the coding sequence GTGACTCCGGACACCGAATTCGGCTACGAGCTCCTCGTCTGTCGGTACGCCGAGCTGGCGTGGCATCCGAGCGACGGCCCGCGCCCCGCGCTCGTCGCCCGCCAGCTCGGCACGCAGGAGCGCCGCTGGGACACGGTCGTGATCGAGGTCGACCCCGCGGCGTTCGCGGCTCGGCGCGCCTTCGGCGAACGGGCCATCGACTCCGACCTCCTCCACGTCGTTCGGCACGCGCCCGCGGAGTGGTCGTGGTACCGCGACGCGCTCCCCCATCCCGGCTACCCGTGGCGCTACGTCCGGCAGGCCGTCCACCGCGCCGCGGGTCGGGACCTGATCGAGAAGCGCCGACGGAACAACCGGATCCAGCTCCGCCGAGTGCGACCGTACCCGGACTGGGTCGAGCGGGTCGTCGCGGTCGAGAACAAGCCGGACCTGGACCGCTCCGCGGCCGACCGGCTCGCCGAGCAGCTGTCCCACGACGTCGAGACCGGCCTCGCCGACGAGGCGTGGCTCGCGACCGAGACGACGGGCGAGCGCGTCGAGCCCGCGCTCCTCCGCGAGATGCCGGTCGAGGCCGGGATCCTCGCGACCGACTTCTCCGAGGGCGTCCGCGCCGACGCGGCGAGCGTGGCGTGGCACCCGAGCGACCTCTCGCCCGGCGGGTCTCCCGGCGGCGACGACCCGGCCGGGCGCGCCGAGTCGCGCGACCCCGAAACGGAGACGCTCCGCTTGGAGATCGCCGAGCGCGCCTACGGGAAGGGGTGGCGCTCCTTCCGCGACACGATGCGACCCGACTGTCGCCACTTCGAACTGCGTCGCGAGGGGTGCGCGCTCGTCCCGTACTGCGTGGCCAAGGAAAAGGTCCCCACCGCGCGGGAGTGTTCCGGCTCCTGCCCATCTTTTTCGCCCGAACCGCCGCAGTGGCGCACGAAGGGCTGGCCGATCGAGGGCGGTCCCGGAAAGGGGGTCGGGCGGGTGTTAGAGCGGCGGCGGGACCGCGAGCGCGATCGGGTCGAGTCGGGTCGCGACGACTGA
- a CDS encoding DUF5789 family protein: MAARPPGGGGSSEPDAIEFGIAVLDERVEEAGVSFPATGEEIVDALDDGAIPYDAKGRTIRLSEALEQVPQTEFKNETEFLDALYPVFDRKRREGGGFLTSLRDALPF; encoded by the coding sequence ATGGCAGCACGCCCACCCGGCGGCGGCGGTTCCTCCGAGCCCGACGCGATCGAGTTCGGCATCGCCGTGCTCGACGAGCGGGTCGAGGAGGCCGGCGTCTCGTTTCCCGCGACCGGCGAGGAGATCGTCGACGCGCTCGACGACGGCGCGATCCCGTACGACGCCAAGGGACGGACGATCCGCCTCTCCGAGGCGCTGGAACAGGTACCCCAGACCGAGTTCAAGAACGAGACCGAATTCCTCGACGCCCTCTACCCGGTGTTCGACCGCAAGCGCCGGGAGGGCGGCGGCTTCCTCACCAGCCTCCGCGACGCGCTCCCCTTTTGA
- a CDS encoding uS10/mL48 family ribosomal protein, giving the protein MTFVTKLSFASGDRDVLAETVQELKSTLERKGAECKGPHAAPAETVRVPLYKQLRAGDEFSPWSYSVYKRSMEIHGADDIAREVVGRDFPDSIHVEVEVDQKKPLGHRRD; this is encoded by the coding sequence ATGACCTTCGTCACGAAACTCTCCTTCGCCTCCGGCGACCGCGACGTCCTCGCCGAGACGGTCCAGGAGCTCAAGTCGACGCTCGAACGAAAGGGCGCGGAGTGTAAGGGCCCGCACGCCGCGCCCGCCGAGACCGTCCGCGTACCCCTTTATAAACAGCTCCGCGCGGGCGACGAGTTCTCGCCGTGGAGCTACTCCGTCTACAAGCGCTCGATGGAGATCCACGGCGCCGACGACATCGCTCGCGAGGTCGTCGGCCGCGACTTCCCCGACTCGATCCACGTCGAGGTCGAGGTCGACCAGAAGAAGCCGCTCGGCCACCGCCGGGACTGA
- a CDS encoding LUD domain-containing protein, with translation MSSDATKGDRIRELMATEGDAVAENTRGFNQGRYESTGRLDDYEELKAEARGIKEDAIARLPELIEEVRRTVEANGGTVYVADDAADANRYITELTAEERDADRLVKSKSMTSEEIEVNEALEAEGVEVVETDLGEWVLQVADEAPSHIVAPAIHKSREGIAELFAERFDPDDPPETAEELTMFARERLGELIEDADVGMTGANFVAADSGTMLLVTSEGNARKTVTATDTHVAVAGVEKLVPTVEDFSPFVELIGRSGTGQDVTSYISTLTPPVGSPVPDFEHDDGPLADGSGDDRDFHLVLIDNGRMEMREDEQLKETLYCIRCSACSNACGNFQSVGGHAFGGETYSGGIATGWEAGIEGLDVAAEFNDLCTGCSRCVPACPVGIDIPWINTVVRDRINRGEADPGQTDWMFEELVPDEEPGGLDLSTRIVGNYETLAKWGSRTAPIANRLSDAGPVRALAERVAGIDRRRDLPEFAGEPLVDWFEARGGSRVSADEAEREAVLYADTATNYVDVDRGKAAVRALEALDVHVRVPDLPGSGRPPLSQGMIATAESAAEDVYAGLATHVDAGRDVVVIEPSDLAMFRSEYEKFLPEASHERLAAASYDVMEYVFGLLENGADPSDLRAPAEGTGPVAAGKRVAYHPHCQARTIGVGEHATAVMEALGYDVRVSDTECCGMAGSFGYKHDYYELSMDVGEPIREQFGDTDRTVVAAGTSCTEQIDALLGDTPMHPVELVAPRE, from the coding sequence ATGAGTAGCGACGCGACGAAGGGAGACCGGATCCGCGAGCTGATGGCGACCGAGGGCGACGCGGTCGCCGAGAACACGCGTGGGTTCAATCAGGGGCGGTACGAGTCGACGGGGCGGCTCGACGACTACGAGGAGCTGAAGGCGGAGGCCCGCGGGATCAAGGAGGACGCGATCGCTCGGCTCCCGGAGCTGATCGAGGAGGTGAGGAGGACGGTCGAGGCGAACGGCGGCACCGTCTACGTCGCGGACGACGCGGCCGACGCGAACCGGTACATCACCGAGCTGACCGCCGAGGAACGCGACGCCGACCGCCTCGTAAAATCGAAGTCGATGACGAGCGAGGAGATCGAGGTGAACGAGGCGCTGGAGGCCGAGGGCGTGGAGGTGGTCGAGACGGACCTCGGCGAGTGGGTGCTCCAGGTCGCCGACGAGGCGCCCTCGCACATCGTCGCGCCGGCGATCCACAAGTCCCGCGAGGGGATCGCGGAGCTGTTCGCGGAGCGGTTCGACCCCGACGACCCGCCGGAGACCGCCGAGGAGCTCACGATGTTCGCCCGCGAGCGGCTCGGGGAGCTGATCGAGGACGCCGACGTGGGGATGACGGGGGCGAACTTCGTCGCGGCCGACTCCGGCACCATGCTGCTCGTCACCAGCGAGGGCAACGCCCGGAAGACGGTGACCGCGACGGACACCCACGTCGCGGTCGCGGGCGTCGAGAAGCTCGTCCCGACCGTCGAGGACTTTTCCCCCTTCGTCGAGCTGATCGGGCGCTCCGGGACGGGACAGGACGTGACCTCGTACATCTCAACGCTGACCCCGCCCGTCGGCTCGCCGGTACCCGACTTCGAGCACGACGACGGGCCCCTCGCCGACGGCTCGGGCGACGACCGCGACTTCCACCTCGTGCTCATCGACAACGGCCGGATGGAGATGCGCGAGGACGAGCAGCTGAAGGAGACGCTGTACTGCATCCGGTGTTCCGCCTGCTCGAACGCCTGCGGCAACTTCCAGAGCGTCGGCGGCCACGCGTTCGGCGGCGAGACGTACTCCGGCGGCATCGCGACCGGCTGGGAGGCGGGCATCGAGGGGCTCGACGTCGCCGCCGAGTTCAACGACCTCTGTACCGGCTGCTCGCGGTGCGTCCCGGCGTGTCCGGTCGGGATCGACATCCCGTGGATCAACACGGTGGTCCGCGACCGGATCAACCGCGGCGAGGCCGACCCCGGCCAGACGGACTGGATGTTCGAGGAGCTCGTCCCGGACGAGGAGCCCGGCGGGCTCGATCTGTCCACCCGCATCGTCGGCAACTACGAGACGCTGGCGAAGTGGGGGAGCCGGACCGCGCCGATAGCGAACCGGCTCTCGGACGCGGGCCCGGTCCGCGCGCTCGCCGAGCGGGTCGCCGGGATCGACCGCCGTCGCGACCTGCCCGAGTTCGCTGGCGAGCCGCTCGTGGACTGGTTCGAGGCCCGCGGCGGCTCCCGGGTGTCCGCCGACGAGGCCGAGCGCGAGGCCGTGCTCTACGCCGACACGGCGACGAACTACGTCGACGTCGATCGCGGGAAGGCCGCCGTCCGCGCGCTGGAGGCGCTCGACGTTCACGTGCGGGTGCCGGACCTGCCGGGGAGCGGCCGCCCGCCACTCTCGCAGGGGATGATCGCGACGGCGGAGTCGGCCGCCGAGGACGTGTACGCCGGGCTCGCGACCCACGTCGACGCCGGCCGCGACGTGGTCGTGATCGAACCGAGCGACCTCGCGATGTTCCGGAGCGAGTACGAGAAGTTCCTCCCGGAGGCCTCCCACGAGCGCCTCGCCGCGGCCAGCTACGACGTGATGGAGTACGTCTTCGGCCTGCTGGAGAACGGCGCCGACCCGAGCGATCTGCGCGCGCCGGCCGAGGGCACCGGCCCGGTGGCCGCCGGGAAGCGCGTCGCTTACCACCCGCACTGCCAGGCGCGGACGATCGGCGTCGGCGAGCACGCGACCGCCGTGATGGAGGCGCTCGGCTACGACGTGCGCGTCTCCGACACCGAGTGCTGCGGGATGGCCGGCTCGTTCGGCTACAAGCACGACTACTACGAGCTGAGCATGGACGTGGGCGAGCCGATACGGGAGCAGTTCGGCGACACCGACCGCACCGTCGTCGCCGCCGGCACCTCCTGCACCGAGCAGATCGACGCGCTCCTCGGCGACACGCCGATGCATCCCGTCGAGCTGGTCGCGCCGCGGGAGTGA